The following coding sequences are from one Triticum aestivum cultivar Chinese Spring chromosome 5A, IWGSC CS RefSeq v2.1, whole genome shotgun sequence window:
- the LOC123103060 gene encoding PP2A regulatory subunit TAP46, which yields MAEVEDVSNRMEAQLRVHAAEDDADLPLPALFDRASHLHSLASSSSLDQEGIRKGVDLLRRCDDMVSKLGLFSSNETKEDVSTANLKYLLVPYYLGEMTEQVEQEDRIPVLKASQDHLKEFISVCEALELIPEDELQLYRQGQSETGANRRAQKVARFKRQKAAETKLQEIKERKERRGRSLRATALSAPIEAGEEDDLEADGEEEREAWLATISLALCKAFDLVDMLKKEEEMLLAVKERKEKDGNAFAREMLDERRQKAEAWHQNAASRAPYSKPAAPITCATFAQDVIEGRASVSQAHDHKHQPLIFGPASLVGGGLTSERERMAAQVFQPSFRMPTMSIEQAGLAEMKMMEQWQERTAKMIQEASSSWHKDDNSLAQDDEDAEEEKARAFDDWKDENPRGAGNKKLTPCG from the exons ATGGCGGAGGTGGAAGACGTCAGCAACAGGATGGAAGCGCAGCTGCGCGTCCACGCGGCGGAGGACGACGCCGATCTCCCGCTCCCCGCCCTCTTTGACAGAGCGTCCCACCTCCACTCGCTCGCCTCCAGCTCCTCCCTCGACCAG GAAGGGATCCGGAAGGGGGTCGACCTGCTGCGGCGCTGCGACGACATGGTCAGCAAGCTCGGCCTCTTCTCCTCCAACGAGACCAAGGAAGACGTCTCCACCGCCAATCTCAAGTACCTGCTC GTGCCGTACTACCTTGGGGAAATGACTGAGCAAGTGGAGCAGGAGGACCGGATTCCGGTCCTCAAGGCATCGCAGGACCATTTGAAG GAGTTCATTTCTGTATGTGAAGCATTGGAGCTTATTCCAGAGGACGAGCTTCAATTATATAGGCAGGGGCAGTCTGAAACAGGGGCAAACCGAAGAGCACAAAAG GTTGCCAGGTTCAAGCGGCAAAAGGCTGCAGAAACGAAGCTCCAAGAGATCAAAGAGAGAAAGGAAAGGCGCGGGCGTTCATTGAGAGCAACGGCTTTATCAGCACCTATTGAAGCCGGGGAAGAAGATGATTTGGAGGCCGATGGAGAGGAAGAAAGGGAG GCTTGGCTTGCTACTATCTCCTTGGCTCTCTGCAAG GCTTTTGATCTCGTTGACATGTTAAAGAAGGAAGAAGAGATGCTTCTGGCtgtaaaagaaagaaaagaaaag GATGGAAATGCATTTGCTCGAGAAATGCTAGATGAGCGCAGGCAAAAGGCTGAAGCATGGCACCAGAATGCTGCCAGCCGTGCACCATATTCCAAACCAGCTGCTCCAATCACTTGTGCAACTTTTGCTCAAGACGTCATTGAAGGCAGAGCAAGTGTTTCACAAGCTCATGACCACAAACACCAACCCCTGATATTTGGACCTGCAAGTCTTGTTGGTGGGGGACTCACCAGTGAGAGGGAAAGAATGGCAGCACAAGTTTTTCAGCCTAGTTTCAG GATGCCGACAATGAGCATCGAACAAGCTGGCTTAGCGGAAATGAAAATGATGGAGCAATGGCAAGAAAGGACTGCCAAGATGATTCAAGAGGCAAGCTCCTCTTGGCACAAGGATGACAATAGTTTGGCGCAGGACGACGAGGACGCAGAAGAGGAGAAAGCAAGGGCATTTGATGACTGGAAGGATGAAAACCCACGCGGTGCAGGCAACAAGAAGCTCACTCCCTGCGGCTAA
- the LOC123103061 gene encoding uncharacterized protein translates to MGGRSRRWPTKRHQDASWNPRPPPPYSGYSHVDNQCQVPLWEREFCSLVGGISWQRFCENKHFAYMYKDIEQWDDSGAFENFQNAKSRFWSHYHGQPSDIPYPDPDLYIDEVDHRCEVDPELVADLDKVGVPFEADNKPAVAANNRCAQNQSGNWDIYLEKPTPEVNKWEADNSVSNAGWGASQEPLSSWNKISTGWGDALAQPGWGSSGNNHCSGNNWNSPHGASSNNNTYYQDTGGAYGRKRNSGGGYSQQRNSKQRNQAESHHQRGRWQDHRDRGRHGERFPFDNRPNGQRAERGF, encoded by the exons ATGGGGGGTCGCAGTCGGCGATGGCCGACGAAGCGCCACCAGGACGCCTCTTGGAACCctcgccccccgcccccgtatTCCG GATACAGTCACGTGGATAATCAATGCCAAGTCCCATTATGGGAAAGGGAATTTTGCAGTCTTGTTGGCGGCATTTCGTGGCAGAGGTTCTGCGAGAACAAGCACTTTGCCTATATGTACAAGGATATAGAGCAGTGGGATGATTCGGGAGCTTTTGAGAATTTCCAGAACGCAAAATCAAGGTTCTGGTCTCATTACCATGGCCAACCTTCTGATATACCTTACCCCGACCCTGATCTGTACATTGATGAGGTTGACCATCGTTGCGAGGTCGACCCCGAGTTGGTAGCTGACCTGGACAAGGTGGGGGTACCCTTTGAGGCGGACAACAAGCCCGCCGTAGCTGCCAATAACAGGTGTGCCCAGAACCAGTCGGGGAACTGGGACATCTATCTAGAAAAGCCGACCCCTGAGGTGAACAAGTGGGAGGCGGACAACTCGGTATCCAACGCAGGTTGGGGAGCGAGTCAGGAGCCTCTGAGCAGCTGGAACAAAATCAGCACCGGCTGGGGCGATGCCCTGGCGCAGCCCGGTTGGGGCAGCTCAGGAAACAACCATTGCTCAGGGAACAACTGGAACAGCCCCCATGGAGCATCCAGCAACAATAACACATACTACCAGGATACAGGCGGTGCGTATGGCAGGAAAAGGAACAGCGGTGGCGGGTACTCCCAGCAGAGGAACAGCAAGCAGAGGAACCAAGCTGAGAGCCACCACCAGAGGGGCAGATGGCAGGATCACAGGGACAGGGGGAGGCATGGCGAGCGGTTCCCGTTTGACAATAGGCCAAACGGGCAGCGAGCAGAGCGCGGCTTCTGA